The nucleotide sequence ACAGCCATCTTTGTGGATTAAGTAATTTTATAAGTAGTTTGTCATTGAATTATTAATGACTTTTATGAGCACTCAGATTTTCAGGTCTCGGTGTTTAAAATTACTTCAAAAAAAAATTAATTATAAAAAAAGGAAACAAAAATGAAACTAAAATATTTATCAACATTACTCTTACTCAGTCAAGGTTTATTTGCGCAAGTCGCAAGCAATGTCAGCCTTTACTCAAACGTCAAAGGTGATTTAGCTATAAGTTCTGAGGCTTTTAATCAAGGGAAAGCTGCCTGTAGTATAGATCTAGCTGGTCAAGGGAAGTTACAAGCTAATCAGGTGGGCTCAAAGGGCTATGTAATTTTTCGCTATCAGGCAAAAGACTGGTGGGATGCTCATGAACCTCATTTTAATGTGGGCTTACCTTTTGAGTTTATTAAGGAGACCAATGAAAAGACGGTTCGTAAAGATCGCTTGCACGACAGTCTTAAGAAGCGCGAATTGAATCTAACTGTAGATGGTCAAGAAGCTGGTTCACCAAATCAAGCTGGGAACTTGTGGAAAGCTAACAAAGAGATCGCCGCTTATTGGGATTTTAAAGTGACAAACGAAATGCCCAACTTAATTACTGTTGTAACAGCTAAGGCGGGAGTAGGTGAATTAGCTATTGCCCCTCTTGATGATCCAAAGAACAAACAAATCATCACGAGCATTAAAGAAGAGCAGGGTGCCTGTATTATTCAATTTAATGCTAAGGGGAACTTTCGCCTTTATCTTCAACAAAGAGCTTACGCTGATAAAGAAGAACAGAAAAAGCGTCCAGCGGCCAATATCTCGGTCATTTTCTTAGATGAAAAAGCTCAAAAGAAAGAAATAAAAACAATTTCAATTTAAAGGTCAATTCTTAGGTAAGAATAATGAAACTTAACAATACTTCCCTCAGTCACATACGTGGTTTTAACTACCAACCTTCCTTTGCAGGTCACGGTATTCCCCGTTGGTTGGATCGTTTTAATGCTGCAACAATTGAAGAGGAACTGCGCCGAGGGATTGATTACTTTCCTTGGTACAACACAACGCGAATTTGGTTGTCGATAGATGCCTGGTGGGACAATCGTGAACTCTTTTTGCGTAACCTGCAAAAAGAAATCGAGATCAATCGCAAACTTGGCCTAAAAGTTATTCCTGTCTTATTCAATGGTTGCCCAGGTATTCCCGTTTTTGGATTTTTTACTTCAACCGATGCGGATCGCATCTTAAAGTGCAAACATCCCGATGAAGGTGGTCACAACTTGCGTGTGCTATATTTGGATTACGTCAAGGATATTGCTGAATTGTATGCAAAGGATGATATCATTGCTGCATGGGATTTGTGTAATGAACCAGGGCTGGAATACAAAGAAGAAGGCAACTTTGTTCGTGAAGCGATCTTCCTGCTACTTGAAAAATCAGCCGAAGAACTGCGTACACATGGTGTTCAGGCGCCTATTGGAGTCGGAAACTTCGGGCCCGTTCGTGATGATGAGCGTGTGCTTGACTTTGTGGATTGTATTATGACGCATCGTTATTACGTGCCTCATTGTATGACCCTTGAGAAATTCCGTGAGAATGTAAAACAAACCGTTGATTTTTGCAATGAGCACAATCTACCTTGGTGTGTAACTGAATGTTCTTGGGGTGCTTGGGATGATGAAGAACGTGCGAAGAACATCCCTGGCTTAAGTGTTTTCCTTGAAGTTGGTGCTGGTATCGTTCCTTATATTCTTTCTGAAAGTCCCTGTATGGATGCCCATGGCAAAGAAGCCGGTGTACATTATGGTTGGGGTGCTCCAGAAGATCTTTGCTTTATCCGCAGAGATGGTCAGCTTCGCAAAGGTCATGAAGTGATCAACGATGTAGTGGCTCAGTACCCAATCGAAAATAATCCTTTTGAAACATCAGCGGATGCAAATGCACCCTACGATAGCTTTCGACCTGGTAAAGTGTGGAATGATGTAGATGGCAAACCCATCCAAGCCCACGGTGGTGGTGTCATTAAAATCGAGGATACCTATTACTGGTATGGTGAGAATAAAGACGCTGAAACAACGGTCAATTCCTTGGGAACAGCACGAACTCCGCTAACTGGTGTATCCTGTTATTCGTCCAAAGACCTCTACAACTGGAAGTATGAGGGCTTGGCTCTAGAGGGTGTAAACGAAGAGGGCCATGAATTGCATCCACGCAATGTTTTAGAGCGCCCAAAAGTTCTTTATAATGATGCGACGAGTAAATACGTCATGTGGTTCCACTTGGATGCCGAAGATTACTCTTGGGCAAAGGGTGGGGTGGCCATTTCTGATTCACCAACGGGTCCTTTTGAATACCTAGGCAGTATGCAACCTAACGATAGCATGCTCCGCGATATGACCTTGTTTAAAGATGATGATGGTAAAGGCTATCTGATTTACACATCAGAAAATAATTCAACGATGCATATTTCTTTGCTGGATGAAAGCTTTACCAAACCCGTGGGTGAACCAAATCGAATCTTAATCAACATGGTTCGCGAAGCTCCCGCAATCTTTAAGAAAAATGGCTATTATTATCTCTTCACATCCGCTTGTACGGGTTGGAACGATAACCGTGCATGGTTGACCACTGCAGAAGACCTCATGGGCGATTGGTTTACCCTACGTGGTGGTGAATGCCTAAAGGGAAATCCCGAACACCAGGCTACGACTTTTGAATCACAAAGTACCTTTGCATTAGTGGTTCAAAATGAGGAAAAAGAAGATCAGTTCATTTTTATGAGCGATCGTTGGAACCAAGATGATTTAGGCGATTCTCGTTACCTTTGGTTGCCCGTCGAGTTCGATGAGAAAAATAATCGTTTTGCTCATGTGGTTTATCACGATGAGTGGAAATTAAATAAGTAGGTTAATTATGTCTAAACCCAATGTTTTATGGTTGATGAGTGATCAGCACAATGCCAATTGTACTGGCTATGCAGGTAACCCCAATGTAAAAACGCCCCATCTCGATGACTTGGCCAATGAGGGTGTAGAATTTGAACAGGGCTTTTGTAATAACCCGATCTGTAGTCCTTCGCGCTTAAGTTTTATTACCGGCTTATACACCAATAATCACGGTTATTTGGGCAATAGAAATAATGACGTTACGACTCCTAACCCCAATACTCTCTCAAGCCTCTTTCGACGTTTTGGTTATCAAACGGGACTCGTTGGTAAGAGTCACATGATTACGGGTTGGGACAAAGAGGGCTTTGAATACATTCGTTACACGGATATGTGTGATGCAGATGATAATGATCCCCATACTTGTCATTACTTCGATTACTTAGCACAGCAAGGTCTAGCAGATCATTACGAAGAGGGCACACCAAAGGAAGGGCAACAAACCCTTGATGGTTCACAGCCCGCATCTTTGCCTTATAAACACTCGATTGAGCACTACACGGGCAATAAGAGTTTGGAGTTTTTGGAAAACCGCGATCAGGATCGTCCCTTCTTTTTAAAGATGAGCTTTCAACGTCCCCATGACCCTATTACGCCGGCTCCAGAAGATTTCGATATGTACAATCCAGACGATATCGTTTTGCCAAAGAGCATTAGTGACTTATTTGAGAATAAGTTTGCTGGTAAACCACAATTCATGCAAGATTATGTGGCCAATCCTGGCGACTACCCCATGTGTGTGGCGGATGAAGCTAAACTCAAACGTGCCTTGGCCAGTTATTATGCTTTGATTACCAAGGTTGATGAAGAAATTGGTCGCGTCATTGATCACCTCAAAGAAACGGGTGAGTATGATAATACCATCATTTTTTATACAGCTGATCACGGTGATTTTGCTGGTGAGCATGGACTCTTTTTAAAGAATCTTGGCATCTATGAATCGATCCATAAAATTCCATTCTTACTCAAATGGCCTGGTGGTCCAACAGGGGTAAAAAACAAAGAATTAGTTGAATCAGTTGATTGGTACACTACCCTATGTGATTTGTGCAATATCCAGGCGCCAGACAATGTGGATGGCCGCAGTTTAGTTCCTGTAGCTAAGGGTGAAGCCGAAGGGAGTGATGCGATTATTTGCGAACATCACGCTTGTACGGCTATACGCACTAAGCAATACCGACTGGTTTATTACCGTGAGACGGGTGAGGGTGAGCTTTACGATCGCGGCAATGATCCAGATGAATTACACAACTTATGGTCCCATGAAGACTACCAAAGTATTCGCATGGATTTGATGCAAGAG is from Lentisphaera profundi and encodes:
- a CDS encoding glycoside hydrolase family 43 protein codes for the protein MKLNNTSLSHIRGFNYQPSFAGHGIPRWLDRFNAATIEEELRRGIDYFPWYNTTRIWLSIDAWWDNRELFLRNLQKEIEINRKLGLKVIPVLFNGCPGIPVFGFFTSTDADRILKCKHPDEGGHNLRVLYLDYVKDIAELYAKDDIIAAWDLCNEPGLEYKEEGNFVREAIFLLLEKSAEELRTHGVQAPIGVGNFGPVRDDERVLDFVDCIMTHRYYVPHCMTLEKFRENVKQTVDFCNEHNLPWCVTECSWGAWDDEERAKNIPGLSVFLEVGAGIVPYILSESPCMDAHGKEAGVHYGWGAPEDLCFIRRDGQLRKGHEVINDVVAQYPIENNPFETSADANAPYDSFRPGKVWNDVDGKPIQAHGGGVIKIEDTYYWYGENKDAETTVNSLGTARTPLTGVSCYSSKDLYNWKYEGLALEGVNEEGHELHPRNVLERPKVLYNDATSKYVMWFHLDAEDYSWAKGGVAISDSPTGPFEYLGSMQPNDSMLRDMTLFKDDDGKGYLIYTSENNSTMHISLLDESFTKPVGEPNRILINMVREAPAIFKKNGYYYLFTSACTGWNDNRAWLTTAEDLMGDWFTLRGGECLKGNPEHQATTFESQSTFALVVQNEEKEDQFIFMSDRWNQDDLGDSRYLWLPVEFDEKNNRFAHVVYHDEWKLNK
- a CDS encoding sulfatase — encoded protein: MSKPNVLWLMSDQHNANCTGYAGNPNVKTPHLDDLANEGVEFEQGFCNNPICSPSRLSFITGLYTNNHGYLGNRNNDVTTPNPNTLSSLFRRFGYQTGLVGKSHMITGWDKEGFEYIRYTDMCDADDNDPHTCHYFDYLAQQGLADHYEEGTPKEGQQTLDGSQPASLPYKHSIEHYTGNKSLEFLENRDQDRPFFLKMSFQRPHDPITPAPEDFDMYNPDDIVLPKSISDLFENKFAGKPQFMQDYVANPGDYPMCVADEAKLKRALASYYALITKVDEEIGRVIDHLKETGEYDNTIIFYTADHGDFAGEHGLFLKNLGIYESIHKIPFLLKWPGGPTGVKNKELVESVDWYTTLCDLCNIQAPDNVDGRSLVPVAKGEAEGSDAIICEHHACTAIRTKQYRLVYYRETGEGELYDRGNDPDELHNLWSHEDYQSIRMDLMQEVLNYHMRYQRKTYNELDQIINKKRKHTFSALLQKEKAYYSDLVKVYETKKPWPPQAK